Proteins found in one Labrenzia sp. VG12 genomic segment:
- a CDS encoding sugar nucleotidyltransferase, which produces MAEKGIILAGGTGSRLMPLTRVVCKQLLPLYDKPVICYPLSTLISMNITDILIISTPSDIGLFEKLFGDGADYGLNLSYAVQAEARGIAEALIIGEDFIGDDPVTLILGDNVLHYTDRLLFSAADRSETARATIYAIHVKDPRPFAVVEYDTREKKVLSLEEKPEHPRSNYIAIGLYRYPPGVAALARTVEPSWRGELEITCLNGLYLEADRLDCVRLPRGAAWFDVGRIDTLLYAATYFQNIEQLQGLKVACLEEITYRRGLIDRQQFEKLRAGYGADSEFGLYLDSVLRLSEETV; this is translated from the coding sequence TTGGCGGAAAAAGGGATCATCCTGGCGGGCGGAACGGGATCGCGGCTGATGCCGCTCACGAGGGTTGTCTGCAAGCAGCTGCTGCCGCTCTACGACAAGCCGGTGATCTGTTACCCCTTGTCGACCTTGATCAGCATGAATATTACCGACATCCTGATCATCAGCACGCCGTCAGATATCGGCCTTTTTGAGAAGCTGTTCGGGGATGGCGCAGACTACGGACTGAACCTCAGTTATGCCGTGCAGGCCGAGGCCCGTGGCATCGCCGAGGCGCTCATCATCGGCGAAGACTTCATCGGCGATGACCCGGTCACGCTCATTCTCGGCGACAATGTGCTGCATTACACAGATCGGCTGTTGTTTTCTGCAGCTGACAGGTCTGAAACGGCGCGAGCAACAATCTATGCAATCCATGTGAAGGACCCACGACCATTTGCGGTGGTCGAATATGATACCAGGGAGAAGAAGGTGCTCTCCCTTGAGGAAAAACCGGAACACCCCAGATCGAACTATATTGCCATCGGCCTCTACCGCTATCCGCCGGGCGTAGCAGCTCTGGCCAGGACGGTCGAACCCTCCTGGCGCGGCGAACTTGAGATCACCTGTCTGAACGGGCTGTATCTTGAGGCGGACAGGCTGGATTGTGTTCGGTTGCCGCGCGGTGCCGCCTGGTTCGATGTCGGCCGGATCGATACGCTGCTTTATGCGGCGACCTATTTCCAGAACATAGAGCAGCTTCAGGGGTTGAAGGTGGCCTGTCTCGAAGAGATCACCTATCGGCGCGGGCTCATTGATCGGCAGCAATTTGAGAAGTTGCGGGCCGGATACGGCGCAGACAGCGAGTTCGGGCTTTATCTCGACAGCGTGCTCAGACTGTCTGAAGAGACGGTTTGA
- the rfbB gene encoding dTDP-glucose 4,6-dehydratase: MAIMVTGGAGFIGSNFVLDWFKETDEPVINVDKLTYAGNLHNLDSLLNHPGHQFLQADICNREEMREIVGSYRPRAILNFAAESHVDRSIADPRDFIETNICGLFTLLDIARDYWDTLPEDRKKSFRFVQISTDEVFGSLAQTDTPFVEGSNYAPNSPYSASKASADFLARAYNRTYGLPTIVTNCSNNYGPYQFPEKLIPLVIHNCLNRLPIPIYGDGRQIRDWLYVGDHCAALRLLLEKGIAGENYVIGGRNEVRNIDMVRTICRLVDSRLTPSALRRSEELITFVADRPGHDTRYAIDGTKIETSLGWMPQETIETGLARTVDWYLSNSPWVTKVTSGDYRDWVEHQYAS; encoded by the coding sequence ATGGCGATAATGGTCACTGGCGGCGCCGGATTTATCGGATCGAATTTTGTTCTCGACTGGTTCAAGGAAACCGATGAGCCGGTGATCAATGTCGACAAGCTGACCTATGCGGGAAACCTGCATAATCTGGACAGCCTTCTCAACCATCCAGGACACCAATTTCTGCAGGCCGATATCTGCAACAGAGAGGAAATGCGTGAGATTGTCGGCAGCTACAGGCCGCGGGCCATCCTCAATTTTGCGGCCGAAAGCCACGTGGACCGGTCGATTGCCGACCCGCGGGATTTTATCGAAACCAATATCTGCGGCTTGTTTACGCTGTTGGACATCGCCAGGGATTATTGGGACACCCTGCCCGAAGATCGAAAGAAAAGCTTCCGCTTTGTCCAGATTTCGACGGATGAGGTCTTCGGCAGCCTTGCACAGACAGACACGCCCTTTGTTGAAGGCAGCAATTACGCGCCCAACAGCCCTTATAGCGCAAGCAAGGCGTCTGCGGATTTCCTGGCTCGTGCCTATAACAGGACCTACGGTCTGCCGACGATCGTCACCAATTGCTCCAACAACTACGGTCCCTACCAGTTTCCCGAAAAACTCATCCCGCTGGTCATTCATAACTGCCTGAACAGGCTGCCGATACCGATATACGGCGACGGCAGGCAAATTCGTGATTGGCTATATGTCGGCGACCATTGTGCCGCGCTGCGCCTGTTGCTCGAAAAGGGCATTGCCGGTGAAAACTACGTCATTGGCGGTCGCAATGAAGTTCGCAACATCGACATGGTTCGGACCATCTGTCGCCTGGTCGACAGCAGACTGACACCTTCAGCTCTCAGGCGTTCGGAAGAGCTCATCACCTTCGTGGCTGACCGGCCGGGGCATGACACACGTTACGCCATCGACGGCACCAAGATCGAAACCTCACTTGGATGGATGCCACAGGAAACCATCGAGACGGGCCTGGCCAGGACCGTCGACTGGTATCTGTCCAACAGTCCCTGGGTGACCAAGGTGACTTCGGGAGATTACCGGGACTGGGTCGAGCACCAGTACGCATCCTGA